In Streptacidiphilus sp. P02-A3a, the DNA window GCTCGACCCGTTTGAGCACGTCCTCGCCGTTGACGGCCTCCCGCACCGCCGAGGTGGCGAACGGCAGGACCTCCTCCACGCCCTTGTCCTCGGCCACCCTCATCGAGGAGGCGACCATGTCGACCAGGCGCTGCACCCCGTCCTCGCGGATCGCCCCCTGCTCGTCCAGCAGTTCGGCCAGCCGCAGCTCGATCTTGTGCGAGTACGCGGGCACGGGTGCGGCACCCGGGTGCGCGTCCACCACCAGGAAGTGGACGGTGTTGGATCCCACATCGAGAACGCCGAGTCGCATAACCGTCAACGCTACGCGATAGCCGGGCGACGATCACCCCGCACCCGGAACCCGCTGGGCCCGGAGCAGCGTTCTCCGGTGCGTACCGCCCCTGCCGTCCCCCCGAGGAGACCCGTCGTGGCCCTGCAACTCCAGATCGTCGGAAACGCCATGCAGATGGCCGTCGTCCAGCTCCAGCCGGGGCAGACGGTCTACAGCGAGGCTGGGAAGTTCCTGTTCAAGACGACCAACGTGAGCATGGACACCCGGTTGTCCGGGCCGCCCGGGGGCTCGCAGCTGCCCGGGCAGGGCCAGGCCGGCGGCATGGGCGGGCTGCTGCGGCAGGCCATGGGCACGGCCATGCAGGTCGGCCAGCGGATGCTGGCCGGGGAGAGCGCGGCGTTCCAGTACTTCACCGCGCAGGGCGGCGAGGGCACGCTCGGCTTCGCCGGGACCATCCCGGGGGAGATGCGCGCCCTGGAGCTGGACGGCGGCCGGGCCTGGCTGGCCGAGAAGGACGCCTTCATCGCGGCCGAGGCCGGGGTGGACTTCGGCATCGCCTTCTCCGGACTGCGCGCCGGGATGCGCGGCGGCGAGGGCTTCGTACTGGAGCGGTTCACCGGGCGCGGCACCGTGCTGATCGGCGGCGCGGGCAACTTCATCGACCTGGAGCTGCAGGACTTCGGTGGCGCGCTACAGGTCCACACCGGCTGCATCGTCGCGTTCGAGGAGGGGATCAGCTACGACGTGCAGCGGATCGGCGCGCTCAACCGCCAGGGCATGATGAACGCCCTGTTCGGCGGGGACGGCCTGTCCATGGCCACGTTGCAGGGGCACGGCAAGGTGATCCTCCAGTCGATGACGCTGGAGGGCCTGGCGAACGCGCTGCGCAAGGCCGAGGGCTCGGGCGGGGACAAGGAGGGCCCGACCGGCGGGCTGTTCTCCACCCGGATCGAGTGACCGGCGGGAGCGCCGTTCCCCCGATCGGGCGAACGGCGCTCCCGCCGCGCTACGCGCCGAGCCGGTGCCGCCCGCCGAGGTCCTGGAACAGGCCGGTGTTCAGCCGGAACGCGAACCGGGCCTCCTCGGTTATCCGCCGCTGCTCGGCCTCGCCGACGGCCGCCCCGGCCGCGTCCAGCCGCGCCCGGTAGTCCCGCTTGAAGGCGGCCGGGTTGCCGACCGCCTCGAAGACGTAGAACCGGACGCCGTCGCCCTTGTGCGCGAACCCCCAGACCCGCTCGGCGATCCCGCGCACGACCTGGCCACCGGAGAGGTCGCCCAGGTAGCGGGTGTAGTGGTGGGCGAGCAGCCCGTTCGGCCAGTCCCGGGCGACCTCGCGCAGCCGGGCGGTGTACGCCTCGGTCGCGGGCAGCGCGGTCAGGCCCGCCCGCCAGCCCTCGCCGCGCAGGTGCCGCAGGTCGCGCTCCAGCTCCGGGGCGCGGTCCAGCGCCGGGTCGATGAACGGGCCGACCACCGGGTGGTCCGCCAGCGCCGCCCCGGCCCGCTCCAGCTCGCGGTAGACGAACCAGAGCTGTCCGGCGAGCTCCGCGTACGCCTCGACGCCGAGGCCGCCGCCGAGCAGGTCCGCCATGAACGTGGACTGCTCCGCCTGCTGGTGCTCGCGCGCGGTCGCGGCGCGCAGCAGCGCGGCGAAGCCCGGCTGCGGCTCGGTGTCCGCACGTTCCTCGGTGGCGGCGGGCTGGGTCATCGGAACCTCCGCGGGGTCTGCGAGTCGTACGGGTCACGGGCGTCGGGCCCACCCGACATCTTTCCGACAGGCTGTCGGCAAAAACCTCGGTGAGCATATCCGTTGCCGCCGGGCTCCGTCCCGCCGACCGCAGGCCATAGGCTGGAACACGTGCCACCCGTAGACGTCACGCTCACCGATCGCAAGGCAGTCGAGAAGGCTGCGAAGAAGGCCGCCGCCGCGGCCCGCAAGCGCGAGGTCCCGCTGGACTTCGCCCGGGCCTGGGTGGAGTTCGCCGACCCCGAGGACGCCGACCAGGTGTTCCGCTGCGACCTGACCTGGCTCACCTCCCGCTGGACCTGCGTCTTCGGACGCGGCTGCCACGGCATCCGCCCCGGTCGCGCCAGCGACGGCTGCTGCACGCTCGGCGCGCACTGGTCCGACGAGGACGACCAGCGGCGGGTCGCCGGGCACGCCGCCCGGCTCACCCCGGAGACCTGGCAGTTCCACCGGCAGGGCACCGGCCCCAAGGGCATCAGCGAACCGGACGACGACGGCGAGCACCGCACCCGCCGGGTCGACGGCGCCTGCATCTTCCTCAACCGCCCGGGCTTCCCCGGCGGCGAGGGCTGCGCGCTGCACACCCTGGCGCTGGCCGAGGGCAAGGAGCCGCTGGAGACCAAGCCGGACGTCTGCTGGCAGCTGCCGATCCGGCGGACCTACGACTGGATCGACCGTCCGGACGACACCCGCTACCTCCAGGTCGGCATCGGCGAGTACGACCGGCGCGGCTGGGGCCCCGGCGGCCACGACCTGCAGTGGTGGTGCACCGGCAGCCCGGACGCCCACGTCGGCGCGGAGCCGGTCTACCTGAGCTACCGGCCGGAGCTGACCGAGCTGATGGGCGCGGGCGGCTACGCGGAGCTGGCCCGCCTCTGCGAGCAGCACCTGAGCACCCCCGGCGGCCCGGTGGCGGCGCACCCGGCCGACGGCTGAGCCCCCGGGCCC includes these proteins:
- a CDS encoding AIM24 family protein, with product MALQLQIVGNAMQMAVVQLQPGQTVYSEAGKFLFKTTNVSMDTRLSGPPGGSQLPGQGQAGGMGGLLRQAMGTAMQVGQRMLAGESAAFQYFTAQGGEGTLGFAGTIPGEMRALELDGGRAWLAEKDAFIAAEAGVDFGIAFSGLRAGMRGGEGFVLERFTGRGTVLIGGAGNFIDLELQDFGGALQVHTGCIVAFEEGISYDVQRIGALNRQGMMNALFGGDGLSMATLQGHGKVILQSMTLEGLANALRKAEGSGGDKEGPTGGLFSTRIE
- a CDS encoding heme oxygenase (biliverdin-producing), with the translated sequence MTQPAATEERADTEPQPGFAALLRAATAREHQQAEQSTFMADLLGGGLGVEAYAELAGQLWFVYRELERAGAALADHPVVGPFIDPALDRAPELERDLRHLRGEGWRAGLTALPATEAYTARLREVARDWPNGLLAHHYTRYLGDLSGGQVVRGIAERVWGFAHKGDGVRFYVFEAVGNPAAFKRDYRARLDAAGAAVGEAEQRRITEEARFAFRLNTGLFQDLGGRHRLGA